One part of the Thermanaeromonas sp. C210 genome encodes these proteins:
- a CDS encoding sugar ABC transporter ATP-binding protein, which yields MDKVQLEILPGEVHALVGENGAGKSTLIKILSGVEKPDPGAEILIDGHPVNIRQPIDANQQGIAVIYQDFSLFPNLTVAENISFGKEISQGRRLVNWNEIRDTARKTLKELGIELDLHMPLERLPVAKQQLVAIARALAFKARLIIMDEPTSSLSRGEVENLFKIIHALTEKGIAILFVSHRLQELFTIAERFTVLRDGKYIGTYPKEELDEEKLISLMVGRKVEFVKQSGSSRGPVLLEVKSITKKGHFKDISFTLHRGEILGLTGLVGAGRTEVAQALFGLNVPESGEIILEGVKVNIRSPEEAMGLGIAYIPEGRQREGLILRQPVAQNISLTMLKKLRTKFGLLNTERERHVVEEYMEALDIRPRLPHMLAMQLSGGNQQKVVLAKWLATRPKVLIIDEPTNGIDVGAKAEIHKLLKGLAREGMGIIMISSELPEILAVSDRILVMRRGRLVGEFTAEEATQEKIMNRAFMGAPGRATA from the coding sequence TTGGACAAGGTCCAACTCGAGATTTTGCCCGGCGAAGTCCATGCCCTAGTGGGTGAAAACGGAGCTGGCAAATCCACGTTAATTAAGATTTTGTCCGGGGTCGAAAAACCCGACCCGGGAGCGGAAATTTTGATCGACGGCCATCCCGTCAATATCCGCCAACCCATTGATGCTAATCAACAAGGTATTGCTGTGATTTATCAGGATTTCAGTCTTTTTCCTAACCTTACGGTAGCGGAAAACATAAGCTTTGGCAAGGAAATTAGCCAGGGCCGACGTCTGGTCAACTGGAATGAGATCAGAGACACGGCCAGGAAGACCCTGAAAGAATTAGGGATTGAGTTAGATCTTCATATGCCCCTGGAAAGATTGCCGGTGGCCAAACAACAGCTGGTGGCCATTGCCCGCGCCCTTGCCTTTAAGGCTAGGCTGATAATTATGGATGAACCGACTTCCTCTCTATCCCGGGGTGAAGTCGAGAACCTTTTTAAGATCATCCATGCCCTGACGGAGAAGGGAATTGCCATCCTTTTCGTCAGCCACAGGCTCCAGGAGTTATTCACCATTGCCGAACGGTTTACAGTTTTACGGGATGGGAAGTACATCGGTACGTACCCGAAGGAAGAATTAGACGAGGAGAAGCTGATTTCTTTAATGGTAGGGCGGAAGGTAGAATTCGTCAAGCAGTCCGGCTCCTCCCGCGGGCCGGTCTTGCTGGAGGTTAAATCTATAACTAAGAAGGGCCACTTTAAAGACATTTCCTTTACCCTGCACCGGGGCGAGATCCTGGGCCTTACCGGCTTGGTGGGTGCCGGCCGGACGGAGGTGGCCCAGGCGTTATTCGGTCTCAATGTACCGGAAAGCGGTGAAATTATCCTGGAGGGCGTTAAAGTAAATATACGCTCTCCGGAAGAAGCAATGGGCCTGGGCATCGCTTATATACCCGAAGGCAGGCAGCGTGAGGGCTTGATTTTGAGGCAACCGGTGGCCCAGAATATATCCCTCACTATGCTTAAGAAACTGCGTACTAAGTTTGGCCTGCTGAATACCGAGCGTGAACGGCATGTGGTAGAGGAATATATGGAAGCCCTGGACATAAGGCCGCGTCTGCCCCACATGCTGGCCATGCAGCTTTCGGGGGGCAACCAGCAGAAGGTGGTGCTAGCCAAATGGCTGGCCACTCGACCCAAAGTACTGATCATTGACGAACCTACCAACGGCATAGACGTCGGGGCTAAGGCCGAGATTCACAAACTCCTTAAAGGGCTGGCCCGGGAAGGCATGGGTATTATCATGATCTCCTCGGAGCTCCCGGAAATTCTGGCCGTTAGCGACCGGATTTTGGTGATGCGGCGGGGACGCCTGGTGGGCGAGTTCACGGCGGAAGAAGCAACCCAGGAGAAAATTATGAACAGAGCCTTCATGGGGGCTCCCGGCAGGGCCACGGCCTAA
- a CDS encoding ABC transporter permease — MMRQLTKSKELWIFIILIVLSALISARSTVFLRPDNLIDLLKNNAVLGIMALGMTLVIITGGIDVSVGAVVAVLTVIIGEFMVNVGGNLPLVFLLAIGSGVLLGLVNGILIALANIPPIVVTLGTMSIINGLMLYYTNGSWISDLPSWFIDFGKLTLFKFTDAGGNTVGIPIQILIFLAMVLLTWALLKYTLMGRAVYAVGGNPVSARRVGINIGRTLIFVYAYMGFLAGVAAITHTSIMRQVDPNAFLGFELQVIAAVVLGGASLTGGTGSIIGTVLGVLFMAVLNNGLILTHIPTFWQKIIVGLIIILAVSFDVIQRKRTEKSLPKIDVEN, encoded by the coding sequence ATGATGAGACAATTGACCAAATCTAAGGAGCTATGGATATTTATAATATTAATCGTTTTGTCGGCGTTAATCAGCGCCCGGAGCACCGTCTTTCTAAGACCTGATAACCTAATCGATTTACTTAAAAATAATGCTGTCCTGGGGATTATGGCCCTGGGCATGACCTTGGTAATCATAACGGGAGGCATAGACGTATCCGTAGGTGCGGTAGTGGCAGTCCTCACGGTGATCATAGGGGAATTCATGGTGAACGTGGGAGGAAACCTTCCCCTGGTTTTTCTCCTGGCCATTGGCAGCGGTGTCCTCCTGGGGCTTGTCAATGGTATCCTAATCGCCCTGGCTAATATACCGCCTATTGTAGTCACCTTGGGCACTATGAGCATTATAAACGGCCTGATGCTCTACTACACCAATGGCTCCTGGATTAGCGATTTGCCCTCATGGTTCATAGATTTTGGGAAGCTCACCCTTTTTAAATTCACCGATGCCGGCGGGAATACGGTGGGGATACCGATTCAAATCCTCATCTTTCTGGCCATGGTCCTCTTGACCTGGGCGCTACTGAAATACACCCTCATGGGCAGGGCGGTGTATGCCGTAGGAGGCAATCCTGTTTCGGCCCGGCGAGTCGGCATAAATATAGGCCGCACTTTAATATTCGTGTATGCTTACATGGGTTTCCTCGCCGGAGTGGCGGCTATCACCCACACCTCCATCATGCGCCAGGTAGACCCCAATGCCTTCTTAGGCTTTGAGCTTCAAGTGATTGCCGCCGTAGTTCTGGGTGGGGCCAGCCTGACGGGGGGTACAGGTTCTATAATCGGCACGGTCTTAGGCGTGCTGTTCATGGCAGTCCTTAACAACGGTTTGATTCTCACCCACATCCCGACTTTCTGGCAGAAGATAATCGTAGGCCTGATTATTATTCTGGCCGTTAGCTTCGACGTGATTCAGAGGAAACGAACAGAGAAGAGTTTGCCCAAGATAGATGTTGAAAATTAA
- a CDS encoding ABC transporter permease, which produces MSKTSKEMILLYVFVGLFALMSVISPDKFLSSGNLQSMATQLPELGLISLGMMVVILTGGIDLSITYTAALSGIAGALVLSAGYGGELEGAAVGFLIIKALLAVLVTAALCGSLNGFLVSYVGVSPILVTLGTMTLFEGVSLWLTKGGAVSGFPEGFQWIGNGYVGFIPVPILIFIIFAVLTGILLERTAWGRSVYMFGCNPVATYFSGVNTRKTVMLVYLYAALLAATAAIIMISRYNSAKVDYGSSYLLQSVAIVVLGGTDIAGGYGKVIGTVIAVGIVQVLSSGLNLIGINRFIVDVTMGALLIGVLLLNYFIGKSKQGRGVRKDAGKVSTTV; this is translated from the coding sequence TTGTCCAAAACGAGTAAAGAAATGATACTCTTATACGTCTTTGTAGGCCTCTTCGCCTTAATGTCGGTGATTTCTCCGGACAAGTTCTTGAGCTCCGGGAACCTCCAATCTATGGCCACCCAGCTCCCTGAATTGGGCTTAATATCCCTCGGGATGATGGTTGTTATCCTAACGGGTGGAATCGATCTTTCGATTACCTATACGGCGGCCCTATCCGGTATAGCCGGGGCCCTGGTGCTGTCGGCCGGCTACGGCGGCGAATTGGAGGGTGCGGCCGTAGGGTTTCTGATCATCAAGGCCCTCCTGGCCGTCCTGGTTACGGCCGCCTTGTGCGGCTCTTTAAACGGCTTTCTAGTGTCTTATGTAGGAGTATCGCCTATCCTTGTTACCCTCGGAACCATGACCCTTTTTGAAGGCGTGAGCCTGTGGCTGACCAAGGGCGGCGCCGTATCGGGGTTCCCCGAAGGATTTCAGTGGATTGGCAACGGCTATGTGGGATTCATCCCGGTTCCCATTTTGATATTCATCATTTTTGCCGTACTCACGGGCATCCTTTTGGAGCGCACGGCATGGGGCAGAAGCGTTTACATGTTCGGCTGCAACCCCGTGGCCACTTACTTCTCGGGGGTCAATACGAGAAAAACAGTAATGTTAGTTTACCTGTATGCTGCCCTGCTGGCCGCCACCGCGGCGATTATTATGATTTCCCGCTACAATTCGGCCAAGGTTGATTACGGTTCCTCCTACTTGCTACAGAGCGTGGCCATTGTAGTGTTAGGCGGTACGGATATTGCGGGTGGTTACGGAAAGGTAATCGGAACGGTAATAGCCGTGGGCATCGTTCAGGTCCTGTCGAGCGGCTTAAACCTGATTGGGATAAACAGATTTATAGTTGACGTTACCATGGGTGCGCTGTTAATCGGTGTACTGTTGTTAAATTACTTCATCGGCAAGAGCAAACAGGGAAGGGGGGTAAGAAAGGACGCCGGGAAAGTGAGCACCACCGTCTAA
- a CDS encoding autoinducer 2 ABC transporter substrate-binding protein, with protein sequence MKRILMVLVSALLIVSLLAGCGSGGSGAQSQQQGDQQGASGDGKYRIVVMPKLVGIPYFNASEEGAKKAGQDLGVEVIYTGPTKADAAEQVKMIEDLINQGVDAIAVAPNDPAALTPVLKKAKEKGILVVDWDTPADKSVVDLSIHQIDDKEYGEHIWDLLVQSMGTDDAEYAIITGGLAAANLNTWINYGLEYAKTKYPNLKLVTDKIPSDEKQQVAYQKALELIKAYPNLKGIIGISTPAPIGAAQAVQEKGLQGKISVVGTALPNDSKAYLKDGSLDVATLWDPAKLGYLTVALIKDMLEGKKPVDGQEVPNVGKIEVKPDGKTVIMGPPTDFTKDNVDQFNF encoded by the coding sequence ATGAAGCGAATTTTGATGGTTCTGGTATCCGCCCTGTTGATAGTCTCCCTTTTGGCGGGCTGCGGTAGCGGCGGCTCGGGTGCCCAGTCCCAGCAGCAGGGGGACCAGCAAGGTGCCTCGGGAGATGGAAAATACCGGATAGTCGTTATGCCCAAACTGGTGGGTATCCCCTACTTTAACGCCTCCGAAGAAGGGGCCAAGAAGGCTGGCCAGGACCTGGGTGTGGAAGTGATCTACACCGGTCCCACCAAAGCGGACGCGGCCGAGCAGGTGAAAATGATTGAGGATTTGATCAACCAAGGGGTAGACGCCATTGCCGTGGCGCCCAACGACCCGGCGGCTTTAACCCCGGTTCTAAAGAAGGCTAAAGAAAAGGGTATTTTAGTGGTGGACTGGGATACACCGGCCGACAAATCGGTAGTCGACCTGTCCATCCACCAGATCGACGATAAGGAGTACGGGGAGCATATTTGGGATCTCCTGGTTCAGAGCATGGGGACCGATGATGCCGAGTACGCCATTATAACGGGCGGCCTTGCGGCGGCCAATCTAAATACGTGGATTAATTACGGGTTAGAGTATGCCAAGACTAAATACCCCAACCTGAAACTGGTCACCGATAAAATTCCCTCCGACGAAAAACAGCAGGTCGCCTACCAGAAGGCTCTGGAGTTAATTAAGGCCTATCCCAACCTGAAGGGTATAATCGGCATCAGCACACCGGCTCCTATTGGTGCCGCCCAGGCAGTTCAGGAGAAGGGCTTACAGGGTAAGATCAGTGTCGTGGGAACCGCCCTGCCCAACGATTCTAAGGCCTACTTAAAGGATGGTTCCCTGGATGTAGCTACTTTGTGGGATCCCGCCAAACTGGGCTACCTGACGGTTGCGCTGATTAAGGATATGTTGGAAGGCAAGAAGCCGGTGGACGGCCAGGAAGTGCCCAATGTAGGCAAGATTGAAGTTAAGCCCGATGGAAAGACGGTTATCATGGGACCACCGACCGATTTCACCAAGGACAATGTCGACCAGTTTAACTTCTAG
- a CDS encoding sugar phosphate isomerase/epimerase family protein produces MPIRFSAGVWAFDGCGDRFMLKGYRDGKPVADRIKEAAGIPGLSGVELNYPGDVTDGNLDEVEEALKENGLQASIIGVDHTGQRKWQYGSLAAPDDGIRREAVDLARRAMDIAARLGAGQINIWLGQDGFDYCFQVDYPKAWGWLVESLGEIAGYRGDVRVCVEYKPKEPRTHSYINSAAKALLLVQEVGRDNIGVTIDVGHSLNAGENVAEALCLLASHGKMFHFHFNDNYRSWDDDLLVGSVHLMEYIELVYWLQKVGYDGWYSLDVFPYREDPVKVCRESIATLQGIIGLVNRMGVSKLDDLIAKGDVINTLAFIRQHILTG; encoded by the coding sequence ATGCCTATTCGGTTTTCCGCCGGCGTGTGGGCCTTTGACGGATGCGGCGACCGCTTCATGCTAAAGGGCTACCGGGACGGCAAACCCGTGGCGGACCGGATCAAAGAGGCGGCGGGCATTCCCGGATTGAGCGGAGTGGAGCTGAACTATCCGGGCGACGTGACGGATGGCAACCTGGATGAAGTTGAAGAAGCCCTGAAGGAGAACGGCCTGCAGGCATCCATTATAGGTGTGGACCACACCGGCCAGCGCAAGTGGCAGTACGGCAGCCTTGCGGCACCCGACGACGGCATTCGCAGGGAGGCTGTCGACCTGGCCCGGCGGGCTATGGATATTGCCGCCAGGCTGGGGGCCGGTCAAATCAATATCTGGCTGGGGCAGGATGGGTTTGATTACTGCTTCCAGGTGGATTACCCAAAGGCCTGGGGATGGTTGGTAGAAAGCCTGGGGGAAATAGCCGGATACCGGGGGGATGTCCGGGTTTGTGTGGAGTATAAGCCCAAGGAACCGCGGACGCACTCCTATATAAACAGTGCGGCTAAAGCCCTTTTACTGGTTCAGGAGGTAGGACGGGACAACATCGGCGTCACCATAGACGTGGGACATTCCCTCAATGCTGGGGAAAATGTGGCGGAAGCCCTGTGCTTGCTTGCGTCCCACGGCAAGATGTTTCACTTCCACTTTAACGACAACTACCGCAGCTGGGACGACGACCTGCTGGTCGGGTCCGTCCACCTCATGGAATATATTGAGCTTGTTTATTGGCTCCAAAAGGTAGGCTATGACGGTTGGTATTCCCTGGATGTCTTTCCTTACCGGGAGGATCCCGTTAAGGTTTGCCGGGAGAGCATTGCGACCTTACAGGGTATTATCGGCCTGGTGAACCGGATGGGGGTCTCCAAACTCGACGACTTAATCGCCAAGGGCGATGTCATAAATACCCTGGCTTTTATCCGGCAGCACATTTTAACCGGTTAG